A genomic stretch from Serratia entomophila includes:
- a CDS encoding sn-glycerol-3-phosphate import ATP-binding protein UgpC → MAGLKLQAVTKSYDGKTPVIKQIDLDVADGEFIVMVGPSGCGKSTLLRMVAGLERTTSGDIYIDTQRVTDLEPKDRGIAMVFQNYALYPHMSVYDNMAYGLKIRGFGKDHIRQRVEEAARILELEPLLQRKPRELSGGQRQRVAMGRAIVREPAVFLFDEPLSNLDAKLRVQMRLELQQLHRRLKTTSLYVTHDQVEAMTLAQRVIVMNKGVAEQIGTPSEVYQRPASLFVASFIGSPAMNLLPGTLSADGGQLQLADGMTLVLPQAKAQWAGRQLTLGIRPEHIQLTTPEQGGVPLRLQTLELLGADNLAHGQWGGHGVIARLSHESLPAAGSTLYLQLPAQALHFFDTHSGLRME, encoded by the coding sequence ATGGCAGGTTTAAAACTACAGGCGGTCACCAAGTCTTATGACGGCAAAACGCCGGTGATCAAACAGATCGACCTCGACGTGGCGGACGGTGAGTTTATCGTGATGGTCGGCCCGTCCGGCTGCGGCAAATCCACGCTGCTGCGCATGGTGGCCGGGCTGGAGCGCACCACCAGCGGCGATATTTACATCGATACCCAAAGGGTCACCGATCTGGAGCCGAAGGATCGCGGCATCGCGATGGTGTTCCAGAACTACGCCTTGTACCCGCACATGAGCGTGTACGACAACATGGCCTATGGCCTGAAGATCCGCGGGTTCGGCAAGGATCATATCCGCCAGCGGGTTGAGGAGGCGGCGCGCATTCTGGAGCTGGAGCCGCTGTTGCAGCGCAAGCCGCGCGAGCTTTCCGGCGGCCAGCGCCAGCGGGTGGCGATGGGGCGCGCCATCGTGCGTGAGCCGGCGGTGTTCCTGTTCGACGAACCGCTGTCCAACCTAGACGCCAAGCTGCGGGTGCAGATGCGCCTCGAGCTGCAGCAGCTGCATCGCCGGCTGAAAACCACCAGCCTGTACGTGACGCACGACCAGGTGGAGGCGATGACGCTGGCGCAGCGGGTGATCGTGATGAACAAAGGGGTGGCGGAACAAATCGGCACCCCGAGCGAGGTATATCAGCGCCCGGCGTCGCTGTTCGTCGCCAGCTTTATCGGCTCGCCGGCGATGAACCTGCTGCCGGGCACCCTGAGCGCCGACGGCGGCCAACTGCAGCTGGCGGACGGCATGACGCTGGTCTTGCCGCAGGCCAAAGCGCAGTGGGCGGGGCGCCAGTTGACGCTGGGCATCCGCCCGGAGCATATTCAACTGACCACGCCTGAGCAGGGCGGCGTGCCGCTGCGGCTGCAAACGCTGGAGCTGTTGGGCGCCGATAACCTGGCGCACGGGCAGTGGGGCGGCCACGGGGTGATTGCGCGATTGTCGCACGAAAGCTTGCCGGCGGCGGGCAGTACGCTATATTTGCAGCTGCCTGCACAGGCGCTGCACTTTTTTGACACCCACAGCGGATTACGGATGGAATGA
- the ugpE gene encoding sn-glycerol-3-phosphate ABC transporter permease UgpE: MIENRRGLDIFSHVMLIIGVLVVLFPLYVAFVAATLDDKQVFQVPMTLVPGGHLWENIRNIWQGGVGNLKVPFSLLLLNSVIMALAITFGKIVVSVLSAYAIVYFRFPLRSLFFWLIFLTLMLPVEVRIFPTVEVISNLNLLDSYTGLTLPLMASATATFLLRQFFMTLPDELLEAARIDGAGPMRFFWDIVLPLSKTNLAALFVITFIYGWNQYLWPILITSDASMGTAVAGIKSMISTSGAPTQWNQVMAAMILTLIPPLAVVLLMQRWFVRGLVDSEK, encoded by the coding sequence ATGATTGAGAATCGACGGGGGCTGGATATCTTCAGCCATGTGATGCTGATAATCGGCGTGCTGGTGGTGTTGTTCCCGCTGTACGTGGCCTTTGTCGCCGCCACCCTGGACGACAAACAGGTGTTCCAGGTGCCGATGACCCTGGTGCCGGGCGGCCACCTGTGGGAGAACATCCGCAACATCTGGCAGGGCGGCGTGGGCAACCTCAAGGTGCCGTTCTCGCTGCTGCTGCTCAACAGCGTGATCATGGCGCTGGCGATCACTTTCGGCAAAATTGTGGTATCGGTGCTGTCGGCTTACGCCATCGTTTACTTCCGTTTTCCGCTGCGCAGCCTGTTCTTCTGGCTGATCTTCCTCACCCTGATGCTGCCGGTAGAGGTGCGCATCTTCCCAACGGTGGAGGTGATCTCCAACCTCAACCTGCTGGACAGCTACACCGGCCTGACGCTGCCGCTGATGGCCTCGGCCACCGCCACCTTCCTGCTGCGCCAGTTTTTCATGACGCTGCCGGACGAGCTGCTGGAAGCGGCGCGCATCGACGGCGCCGGGCCGATGCGCTTTTTCTGGGACATCGTGCTGCCGCTGTCGAAGACCAACCTGGCGGCGCTGTTCGTCATCACCTTTATCTACGGTTGGAACCAGTACCTGTGGCCGATCCTGATCACCAGCGACGCCTCGATGGGCACCGCGGTGGCGGGCATCAAGAGCATGATCTCCACCTCCGGCGCGCCGACCCAGTGGAACCAGGTAATGGCGGCGATGATTTTGACCTTAATCCCACCGTTGGCGGTGGTTCTTCTGATGCAGCGCTGGTTTGTGCGCGGTCTCGTCGACAGCGAGAAGTAA
- the ugpA gene encoding sn-glycerol-3-phosphate ABC transporter permease UgpA, which produces MSSHRPGFGCSWLPYVLVLPQLLITAIFFLWPAGEALWYSVQSLDPFGLSSQFVGLDNFTQLFHDPYYLDSFYTTLIFSFLVAGIGLAVSLFFAALVDYVLRGSRIYRTLMILPYAVAPAVAAVLWIFLFNPGLGLITHFLNGLGYSWNHAQNSGQAMFLVVLASVWQQISYNFLFFLAALQSIPRSLVEAAAIDGAGPVRRFFNLVLPLITPVSFFLLVVNLVYAFFDTFPVIDAATGGGPVQSTTTLIYKIYREGFAGLDLSSSAAQSVILMLLVIGLTVIQFRFVERKVRYQ; this is translated from the coding sequence ATGAGTTCACATCGTCCCGGTTTCGGCTGCAGCTGGCTGCCCTATGTTTTGGTGCTGCCGCAGCTGCTGATTACCGCAATCTTCTTTCTGTGGCCCGCCGGCGAGGCGCTGTGGTACTCCGTGCAGAGCCTCGATCCGTTCGGCCTGTCCAGCCAGTTCGTCGGGCTGGATAACTTTACCCAGCTGTTCCACGACCCTTACTACCTCGACTCCTTCTACACCACGCTGATTTTCAGCTTCCTGGTGGCGGGCATCGGGCTGGCGGTGTCGCTGTTCTTCGCCGCGCTGGTGGACTACGTGCTGCGCGGCAGCCGCATCTACCGCACGCTGATGATCCTGCCTTACGCGGTGGCGCCGGCGGTGGCGGCGGTGCTGTGGATCTTCCTGTTTAACCCGGGGCTGGGGCTGATCACCCATTTCCTCAATGGGCTGGGCTACAGCTGGAACCACGCGCAAAACAGCGGGCAGGCGATGTTCCTGGTGGTGCTGGCCTCGGTATGGCAGCAGATCAGCTATAACTTCCTGTTTTTCCTGGCGGCGCTGCAGTCTATCCCGCGTTCGCTGGTGGAGGCCGCCGCCATCGACGGCGCCGGCCCGGTACGGCGCTTCTTCAATTTGGTATTGCCGTTGATCACCCCGGTGAGTTTCTTCCTGCTGGTGGTCAATCTGGTGTACGCCTTCTTCGATACCTTCCCGGTGATCGACGCCGCCACCGGCGGTGGGCCGGTGCAGTCCACCACCACGCTGATCTACAAGATCTACCGCGAAGGCTTCGCCGGCCTGGATCTGTCCAGCTCCGCCGCGCAGTCGGTGATCCTGATGCTGCTGGTGATTGGCCTGACGGTGATCCAGTTCCGTTTCGTAGAACGTAAGGTGCGTTACCAATGA
- the ugpB gene encoding sn-glycerol-3-phosphate ABC transporter substrate-binding protein UgpB: MLTYAIRKTTLCVALTLAVSTQALAATEIPFWHSMEGELGKEVDSLADRFNQTHGDVKIVPVYKGNYEQSLAAGIAAYRSGKAPAILQVYEVGTATMMASKAIKPVYEVFKDAGINFDESVFVPTVAGYYTDNKSGHLLSQPFNSSTPVLYYNKDAFKKAGLNPDQPPKTWQELAADTAKLRAAGMKCGYASGWQGWIQLENFSAWHGVPFATENNGFGGANAKLEFNKPLQVKHIQLLEDMNKKGDFTYFGRKDESTEKFYSGDCAITTASSGSLADIKHYAKFNYGVGMMPYDADAKNAPQNAIIGGASLWVMSGKDAATYKGVAEFLQYLAQPEIAAEWHQKTGYLPITTAAYDLTKQQGFYDKNPGADVATRQMLNKPPLPFTKGLRLGNMPQIRSVVDEELESVWTGKKTPQQALDAAVQRGDVLLRRFESSTQ; encoded by the coding sequence ATGCTCACCTACGCTATTCGCAAAACCACGCTGTGCGTCGCGTTGACCCTGGCGGTCAGCACCCAGGCACTGGCGGCGACCGAGATCCCGTTCTGGCACTCAATGGAGGGCGAACTGGGTAAGGAAGTGGATTCCCTGGCGGACCGCTTCAACCAGACCCACGGCGACGTCAAGATCGTACCGGTTTATAAAGGCAACTATGAACAGAGCCTGGCGGCGGGCATTGCCGCTTACCGCTCCGGCAAGGCGCCGGCCATCCTGCAGGTGTACGAAGTGGGCACCGCCACCATGATGGCGAGCAAAGCGATCAAACCGGTGTACGAGGTGTTTAAAGACGCCGGCATCAACTTCGACGAGTCGGTGTTCGTGCCGACGGTGGCCGGTTATTACACCGACAACAAGAGCGGCCACCTGCTGTCCCAACCGTTCAACAGCTCCACCCCGGTGCTGTACTACAACAAAGACGCCTTCAAGAAGGCCGGCCTGAACCCGGATCAACCGCCGAAAACCTGGCAGGAGCTGGCGGCGGACACCGCCAAACTGCGCGCGGCCGGCATGAAGTGCGGCTACGCCAGCGGCTGGCAGGGGTGGATCCAGCTGGAGAACTTCAGCGCCTGGCACGGCGTGCCGTTCGCCACCGAAAACAACGGCTTCGGCGGCGCCAACGCCAAGCTGGAATTCAATAAGCCGCTGCAGGTGAAGCACATTCAGCTGCTGGAAGACATGAACAAGAAGGGGGATTTCACCTACTTCGGCCGCAAAGACGAGTCCACCGAGAAGTTCTACAGCGGCGACTGCGCCATCACGACCGCATCGTCCGGCTCGCTGGCGGATATCAAGCACTACGCCAAGTTCAACTACGGCGTGGGCATGATGCCGTACGACGCCGACGCCAAAAACGCGCCGCAGAACGCCATCATCGGCGGGGCCAGCCTGTGGGTGATGAGCGGCAAAGACGCCGCCACCTACAAGGGCGTGGCCGAGTTCCTGCAGTATCTGGCGCAGCCGGAAATCGCCGCCGAGTGGCACCAGAAGACCGGCTATCTGCCGATCACCACCGCCGCTTACGACCTGACCAAGCAGCAGGGGTTCTATGACAAGAACCCGGGCGCCGACGTCGCCACGCGCCAGATGCTGAACAAGCCGCCGTTGCCGTTCACCAAAGGCCTGCGCCTGGGCAACATGCCGCAGATCCGCAGCGTGGTGGATGAAGAGCTGGAAAGCGTATGGACCGGCAAGAAAACGCCGCAGCAGGCGCTGGACGCCGCCGTACAGCGCGGTGACGTGCTGCTGCGCCGCTTCGAATCTTCGACGCAATAA
- a CDS encoding aminotransferase-like domain-containing protein, translating to MKTEGLLAQRIVNVKSSAIRELLKHSKMENVISLAGGIPSDALFDFEGLSIATQQAITEQPKSAFQYGLTEGSPLLRERICALCAERGVSARAEEVMVTAGSQQALDLVMRAIVNPGDVFVVERPTYLAALQTLELAEANIMSVSSDSDGMVVEELAELLKTQRIKGVYVVPNFGNPSGITLSAARRELLVKLAVEHNFLIIEDDPYGELRFTDERNATLHQVAQQVLGHTDNIIYTSTFSKILAPGLRLGWAILPEFLLHKVAIIKQAADLHASALSQSIVECYLGLDRLPAQIEKIRAAYKHKGEILAGLVEKELGDYITFDMPKGGMFLWARFRQPFNATAWLNTTLQQGVVFVPGEYFFSDNPDRSTFRLSFATATEQQMQEAVARLRRSL from the coding sequence ATGAAGACAGAAGGGTTACTCGCGCAGCGCATCGTCAATGTAAAAAGCTCGGCAATCCGTGAATTGCTCAAGCACAGTAAGATGGAAAACGTCATTTCGCTGGCGGGCGGCATCCCCTCTGATGCCCTGTTTGACTTCGAAGGGCTGAGCATCGCCACCCAACAGGCGATCACCGAGCAGCCGAAAAGCGCCTTCCAGTACGGCCTGACCGAGGGCAGCCCGCTGCTGCGCGAGCGCATCTGCGCGCTGTGCGCCGAGCGCGGCGTTTCCGCCCGCGCGGAAGAGGTGATGGTGACCGCCGGCTCCCAGCAGGCGCTGGATCTGGTGATGCGCGCCATCGTCAACCCGGGCGACGTGTTTGTGGTGGAGCGCCCGACCTACCTGGCGGCGCTGCAGACGCTGGAACTGGCGGAAGCCAATATCATGTCGGTCTCCTCCGACAGCGACGGCATGGTGGTGGAGGAACTGGCCGAGCTGTTGAAAACCCAACGCATCAAGGGCGTGTACGTGGTGCCGAACTTCGGCAACCCGAGCGGCATCACCCTGAGCGCGGCGCGGCGCGAGCTGCTGGTGAAGCTGGCGGTCGAGCACAACTTCCTGATTATCGAAGACGACCCGTACGGCGAGCTGCGTTTTACCGATGAGCGCAACGCTACGCTGCATCAGGTTGCGCAGCAGGTGCTGGGCCATACCGATAACATTATCTACACCTCGACCTTCTCCAAGATCCTGGCGCCGGGCCTGCGGCTGGGTTGGGCTATCCTGCCCGAGTTCCTGTTGCACAAGGTGGCGATCATCAAGCAGGCGGCGGATCTGCACGCCAGCGCGCTGTCGCAGAGCATCGTCGAGTGTTACCTGGGGCTGGATCGCCTGCCGGCGCAGATCGAAAAGATCCGCGCCGCTTACAAGCATAAAGGCGAGATCCTGGCCGGGCTGGTGGAAAAAGAGCTGGGCGACTACATCACCTTCGATATGCCGAAGGGCGGAATGTTCCTGTGGGCGCGCTTCCGTCAGCCGTTCAACGCCACCGCATGGTTGAATACCACCCTGCAGCAGGGCGTGGTGTTCGTGCCGGGGGAATACTTCTTCTCCGATAATCCGGATCGCTCGACCTTCCGCCTGTCGTTTGCCACCGCCACCGAGCAGCAAATGCAGGAAGCGGTCGCTCGCCTGCGTCGTTCGCTGTAA